TTAGGCCTTATTAGATTTGACATGTTGCTCcctgtgctgttgctgttgctgttgctgctgtcgaaacaaaaaaagttttcctttcattttccGTGGCTGGCAGAACCAACCCCTGGCTACAAATCAAAAGATAAATTGTTTTCCTTCAtgatttatatataaaaatgttttgttgaCTTCGCACCCAGACATCGCATCCCTCCCGCCCAGAAGTTTTCTCTTCTTATCATCGTTTGGCGTTGAAAGCGagcaacaaatattaatattgtttgtgtttcatgCGTTTTTAGCTTCtgatttcgttttcgttttcaattttgGCAATGCAATGGAATGGGCATGCGAATGGCAGTCGCTTGtcaaatttaatataaattattgtaCAAAAATCGGTATGGTATGAGTATGGAATGAGAGAAAGTTGTTCGAGTGTCTTAGTAGGTCTCAGATTACCCACCCTCTTGTGGCGTTGAGCTCAATTTCAGTTGGATTTCTTGGGCCTTTTTGGCCAGGATTTCCTTGGCCTTCAGGGTGGGCTTGTTGCAGTTCTCCTTGTCGGCGAAGTGGTCAATGTACTCGTCTCGCTTGCAGTAGATGCACACCCCATAGATGTACTCCTCCTCGCAGATGGTGGCATTCGTTGTTCGTGCCCAGACCGCTGTCTCCGCCATCGGGTACAGCTTTCCCACATAAATGTGCGATGATAAGGTATTAAAGGCTGTCGGCGAGATGGTAGTTATCGGATTATGCTCCAGATTGAGCACCTGAAGCTGTTTCAACTTGTCGAAGAGACCACTGAAACGGagagaaatatatttagataCATAATGGAAAAATAGGAGGCTCGACTTACGATTGAATGCGATCCAAGTTGTTAAATGCCAAATGTATCTCCAAAAGCATGGGCGTGTAGTAGAACAGCTGATCCGGCAGTCGTGCAATATTGTTCCTCTCGAGGCGAAGGGTGAGCAGTCGCTTCTGGGCCTGGAGAAAGTCTTTGTGCAGATAGCTGATGTTGCTGCGAATGCCTATGTAGGCCAAGTGTTCGGATTTCCAGAACAAATCTGTCGGCACATTGTCGCCGCAGTTGAAGAGCTCAAAGGACTGCAGGTCGGTCATGTGCCAGAGCTCGTCAGAGGCAAAGGCGGACATCTCGACGCTGCTGTTCTTCACATCGCAATCGATCACCAGATGCTTGAGTTTCGATTGCTTGGCAAAGATCTGGCTGGCCACTTTCTGTATGTTCTTGATCACGATGTTCAGCTTGGTCAGATTGGTCAGGGGATGCAGGATGGTGGCTGGGAGATCGCTGTAACCCTTCAGCGACAGATGCTTCAGTTCGAACACATTCTTGAAAAAGTCGGCGGGCAGCGTGGACTTGAAGCCCAGAATGGTGAGCTTCGACAGGCCCGGTAGATTTGTGTAGTGCTGCTGCAACACCTCCGCCCGATCGGTCTTCTTGGGATCAAAAAAGTTGAATACCTCCAGCTCCGTGTAGTTGGTGATTCCCAGCTTAGTGATCAGGTTAGGAATACTGTGGGCATTGGGAAGGGCACAGTTCTGAATGGTCAGCGATCCAATGTTGCCCACTTTCAAGGGTGGTATATAGCCAAATCCCCTGGCATCGAAGATGTGGCAGCTAATGCTGTATAGCttttcgctgtcgctgttcaCCTGAAGAGTCTCACACTTGATGTCCTGATCCTGACACTCGCACAGACTGGGATCTTTGATCAAGGCCTCACAGCCAGCCTTCGTCAGGTAGCTAAGTGTTTCATTTCCCTCTTGCCACGACGGAGAGATTgtggccaggagcagcagaagcaaaggcAACATCTTGAGGCGATCTTCGAAACCAAACTGATCGCTGCAAGGGAAAGAGAAGTGATTTTAATGTGAGTTTTCATAATGCAAGGGGACAGCTGCTCCTGAGGCTGCGACTCTTTTTCTAATGGTTTTTCCTGCAGGTAGCACGCATTTCTGCGTAATACACCCATTTTACAGCCACAGGCCGTCAGCTATGCGCCatttttacacaaattttTCCCACCTGAGGCAGGGCTTGGTCTGTGGCCCAGGTATCTAAACTCCTTGGAGCCTCTCTCGTGGCCTACCTGCCCGCTGCCCACTGCCTACCATGTTTCCCTGCTCCATTTAATGGCCCATAATTTACTACGCAATTCGCTCGATTTGTGCATAATATTAAACCATTTTGAATTCGCcttacacaaaaaaaggaacgcaaaaaactgcaaacaaaatgaCTTAAATTGCCATTTGCGTAGCCGTTGGTGGACTGCATTGGTTTATGGATGGGTTGGGGAATGGGAACTGGGGAGTCGAGACTGCCTGAGTGCGAGATGATCTGTAAGAGGCACAAAAGTCGGCGTTCTGATAACAGTTGAAAATGCCCGACTTTACATACGAATTGCGGCTCCGAGCAAAACTCAGAGATGAAGATGCGAACGGAGACGACCCGAGGCTGGGAGCAAGAGAAAAGAAGCCAAGAAACAGTGGTTGGAGATGGTGTGAACGGTAGTTTATATCTAGGGTTCTCAGTTGACTCTCTCAAGCTAATTTTCTAAGCAACTAAATCTTTGTGAAGATTTACCATTCAAATTTCTCCCAAACATCTTTACACAGAGTTCAATTTCTTAGGGTTAAATCGCACTTATTACCTTAATTCAGGAGAATTTCAAGAAGAAAACAATTAGGCTTAATGATTCCTCATGCGCGACCCACTGTGCCACATACCGAAGTTCAATGCTATCAACCTCTgcccacagcagccacagacccatccccattcccatccccatcGACATCAGCACATCTCGAACAACCAACATCCTCAATCGCAAATGTAGTCTTCTTTTGCTGTAGATACCATCgccgctgtgctgtgctcaaaactgggactgcgacttgaccgaaccgaaccgatgggttggggatggggatggctGCTGCCGTGGCTTGATTTCGAACAAATTACAATTCATTCTGGTTTTCAGTTTCattacaaatgcaaaaatgcaaaatggcaagCCGGCCATTATCTCTCGAGAGCTCTCGAGAGTCGATGgtccgtctgtgtgtctgtcggtCGATCTGTCCAGCTGTCTGTTGATCGATGATCGCTGTGGCCTGCCGATGATCAAGTTTTGTGcttgtgctctgctctcctcttctGTGTATCGTTTGAGGCGTACATGCGTAAGTGCCCCTGATCCCCTCGCGTTTATCCCCCGTCCATCCAGGAGCAGTTGCATTCACAGATCGGGGCcaatgcatttgaatttgtcTGGCCGCCAGCCAAATCGATCGACAACCAATCAGCCCAAGTCTGGCCGGGTCCAGTTCGTCAGCCATCATGCCCAGGCACTACATGCACAGGTCttggcctgtgcctgtgtctgtctctcggATGTGGTTGCTgatgcttttgcttctgctgctgctgctgctgctggcagtggcaaacattttatttttcacgATCCACAGTCTCGTATTCCCAAGAgctaaatcaataaattacgTGACAGGCATGCAGAAAACCTGATGCCTCCAACATTTCGGATCTCCGACTTCAGCATCCACAGCGACTTCTTAGTCCCGCACTCGGACTGACTGATCGctgtttttgcgttttgcttcgttttgattgaatcaatcaaaatgttgtgcatttatatgaaaaatacaaagaaGTGGGCAGCGGCATGTGCTCAAAAATGAAGTCTGAATACCCTTCTGGGAGCTTTTGTGAAGCTAAAGCAATATTATTGTGGAAGTTTGTAAGACTTGGAGCCCTTTCAACCATAAAAGGTGAGAACAAAGGGGAGAACTCTTTAGAATCTCCTCCTCGTTATTATCTAGAAGATTTGTTACTACTCTTCAGATTATTCCAAAGTTCTTCCTActgcacatacataagtacagaTATAATTAGGTATGATATTCCTGTagggtttatttattttttcctatttattaaatttctttaaaCTACAAATTTGACAATAAAACCTGCCATACCTCTCCCATACTCTTAAGAGTATTCAAGTAAAAAGAACATGAagcaaacatatgtacatatgtatgtatgtatgttcctacatactcgtacacacatatATCGCTTGCAGATCTTCTGGCGCTGCCAtcacataaattattattatggctTGCCCATTGGCCATTGGACCAGAGATACATATTTTCTCTTGGCTGCCACCGAGGTAAATTcacattaaatttgattggTTTCCATTTGTTTGGCACAGGAAATGCTCAATAAAGTTCTTAACTCGATTTAATTAACTTTGACAAATTGAACTCTGTGGAAAATGCTTTTTTGcgtaaaataatcaaattaaatcccCAGGAAAAGTCATTGCAAAGAGTTCACAGTACTGTGGCCGCTTCGGCTGCTACTCCTTCAATtagtaataaataatttgagtTGGCTAAAAGTTTTGCGTTTGGGCTAAGCGATGCATAATCCATGAAAGGGCGCAAGCAAAGTTCAGGAAGCCAAACCCAGGCAACTGGAACTCGAACCGAAGTGAACCTCTGGAACCAAAAAGTAGAAGCCTCATTGGTGCTGCTTTTTGGCTTCAACTATTGTACATCAAAATCttcattgattttgatttcttgTACTGGGGAAAATCGCCTTAGGCTAAAACTTTTACCCACCACCCCGccccgacacacacacaggaaagtATTTTCGTTCAATATTAAGAACGTGGAAATGTAtttacccccaaaaaaaggaacagagcacagagaaCGGGGAAAAGTATTTACCATTTTCAGCCACAGGACAAGCAAATAAATGGTCATAATCCTGCCCAGACAAAAGGTCCCCcgtccctctccctctccgaaGTCATGCCATGGTTCCTGCTTCTCATAACTCAGGATGTGTCTGGACAGGGTGTGGCGTACCCTGTCCGTCCTGTATTCTGAGTGTGGGTAGGTGGTGGCGTCTTTTATGCGTtttacatttgatttattcCACATGCAAATTGTGGCCGTCTCGTATACGGAAAAATTAAGTTGTACTCCAAGGTTTTATTCCAAGAAAcgtttttcgtttcgcttcgaCTAAATAATAATTCGCTTCAAATTCGAATGCGCACGTTCCACAAAGAAATACAAACGAACCagaaaaatactcgtatttataaCCATGGCATAGCCCAAGGCGACCAGGCCCAATCCTCTCTCCTGCCAACTCTTTTGTCCTGGGGCCCAACCCATTCTATACCCCATCCGGCATAAATGCATGAAATTGAATACCAGGCAAAAGCATTTTTGACATGAATGTTGATCGTTAGAGCAGAGAACAACAGAGAACTCCACTCGGGAGTAATTGAGAACGTCTCCATCATCTCTATTTGGTATTTGGTATTGTAGTTCTGCcgcgttttgtttatttatgtgtttgcgcctatttatttattttaattaaaagggcacgtgttgctgttttcttgttttctttttgccacgGCAACATTTCGCCCTGAGAAATTGTTAGCATGTAGCCCGAGAAGGGTGTTGCGAGGTGTGGTACGTTAAGGTAGGGGTGGGAACGGGTTGTGGCAAGTGCAATTGGAAACTGTATCAATGACAACCCCAATATGAagggcagaaacagaaaggaagaaaagaaaagactcCCGAAAAGATTTCTTATTGATTCGTATATTTAGttatattcaaattcaaatgtgAAAACTGTAAACAGCAGCCGAATGTGTCTTCCCACCAATGACTTCATTCATTTACCATTCCACTGTTTTCCATTGACTGTTTAACCACCCCTAATTTCTATTGTTCATTCAATCGAATAGGTAACGTAACTGCCATCAAATGGACATTAAATGAGTgtcaaaacaaacagaaccgTAAACCAGACCGGGGCAGAACTGGGCGTGGATAATTCCACTGACTAAGCCAGAAAGGAATGGCTGGCAAATAGTAATAAACAAAGGACGGGCAACAATCAGAGCAACTAATTAAATGCCACAACCCCCAGAAACGAGGCACCagacaaagtcaaagtcaaagttttCCCCGACTCGTTTTCATTACGAGTTAATTTGAATGTAAATGAACAGAGAGCTGAAAAGAGAACTGTGAGCTGGGAGCATGGAGTGTGGGACAGATAAAATGTTTGGCTAATGTTTCAATTAAGAAGACAgtgaaaaatttaattttctttcatttggcGTTGTGGAAATGGGAATTACTTCGAGAGTGAAACACTTGCCACCCAAGCCAGTAGTGTACCCCCCAGAGACCCCTCGGGTTTGGAGTTGGAGTGGATGGATTCCGCTGTCTGGTTGTTGTCCCGGGTGATGTTCACAAGGAATTTCAATGTTCCACTCATAATTTCatataatttccattaattgtATGAAATTAATGCCCTTGGCTGAGGCTCACCAAGTCCAccgtcttcatcttcatctcccATCTTCTTCTTCATACTTGTTGGCCACTCCAGTAGCCATTTTCATGATTTTCTACGCACTTTGGCAATGGCTgcgagtcagaggcagagtcaacgccagagccagaaaaaacgaacgaaacgaaccaAACGGCAGCTAAAAAGGAAACTATGTCTATGCTAATTTCCTAGTTTTGATGACTAGTCGGCTACCGAGCTACTGGCAACGGCTACCTTTCATTTCGCTGTGGCCTCAAAGCAGCCTAACCAACCGCGTAACCACCTTTTGGCCACGATCGATCCTCTCAACTGATCCGCATTGCTTTGCATAGATCACTCAAGGGCATTTGGCCACATTTTGTTCTGCTCGTGCTCGAACTGACTCTCTGACTTCGGTCTCTGTATCCATCATCGgagccttcgccttcgccttcgtcGCTGTCTAGGCCATGGCAAATTTCCAGTTGAGACTCTGGAGTGCAACATGCCCGGTCACGCCCCATTTCGACTTGGCAATTGTCATGGGCATGCTAGCGAAATCAGACTGATGTGAACATATTTTTTACCTGAGAAACAATTTCGTTATAGCACTCGTAATAAATTACTTGTGAAAGGAGTAAGCTAAAGCAGGGGAAGCAGGGAAATGGTTGGGAATTTCTTAGTATTTGGAGATACATATGGCCGACTGGTTGTATTGACCCAGAACTGAGAATAAGGCAATGTTTCTGATCAATTTTAATGCTAACATTTCGTTGAGTGTTCCTACTTTATATTTCGAAAACCTAACCCATCTTCTTTCCTGACTTTCCCCTGATGCATCCTTGTTCACAGTAGCAAGTGGCATTGCCCATTTACCAGGCCAGGAATGTTGCAACAGCCTCTTTTCAGACATTCATTTTctgcacacacagcacaaattgcaatcaaaGTCCGTCTCCCCTTAGGAGCTCCCGCTCCTGTCGGAGAAATGTGTACCGTAGCTCCCTTGGGGGCTCATGCACCGACTTTTTAGCACTtcaaattggcaaacaaacaaactcaCGTTCAAATGAAATGTGAGCATAAACAGAAAATTTTTCACACAACGTTTGGGTCCCAATCTCACCGTCAGACTCAGACCCTGCCGACCCCCCATCCTTAATGGCAAACAAACTTGAAAAGCAAACCGAGAGCAGAAGCGGaaatattgcgcatacgtCGCGCAGCATGTGGAACAGAAGGGAGAAAGAAGTAGAAGAGCAATGGGAATCAGAGCAGAAGAGCGATAGAGTGGAGAAGGAATCACTTGACACGCAAATATGCATAAACAAGGCATGAATATTCATGCACACAGCAGACACTTGCCACTCtatctggctctggctctgtctctctctgtctctctttcgttcAACATCTTGAAAAGgactcgttctcgttctcgtcgtcgtcctgGTCGCCCATATCTCGTTTAGAGATGAAATGCAATGCGCATTCAAAAATTTGCCCgcaaaaaatgtttacacaaGCTCCGCCAAGAGGTGAGTgaaccaaaagagagagaaatgaatGATACTACAGTGGAGATTGGCCTAAAAAGGAACTCGAGAAGGGTAAAATATATCAGAGCTTAAAGTTAAGAAATTGAAGAAAGGAAACCTAAGCATGCAAGATATAAGGATTCAACATTCCAAACATCCTTTTCTGAATGCATTTAAGTTTGAACATAACTGAAATTCGTGTTGCCTTCACGATTGTTTACTGTACGACATCACATACTCGTAATATGCAATTTTCACAGCATTTGAATGAATGCatgttggtgtttgttttaTCAGCTTTTCTTTAGAAGCAAAGTGCAAGCAGGTCATTCACTTTCGTCTGTACTTGGCTACTTGGCTTTTCTCAACACCCCCAAAGAAGATTTTACAAAATTTTAACAATCATAAATCCTTGTCAATCACACGCGgctgtcatcatcatcagcagtaGCAATGCCAGTGGCATCATCAGCCCTCTAGATAGGCCTCGCAAGCTGCATAGTTCCAACTTCTCCTTTGACTTTTGTGACTTGCCTAAGCGGAACTGATTACGCGACCGTCTGCGACGTCATCGACTTCGCTGCgtgacaaaaatgtttcttctttttttgacAATTTCGATGTCATTTATTTGATGCTTCCTTCGACTTTGACAGCTGCGCTGTGGATCGATTGTGGGGAGATTGAGCAGCACGAGAAGGATATGGAGGCCAGCGTTATGTAACACTTGAACTGTTAATTCCTTTGGAATTTATATTGGAAGTTATTGTATTGTTTGACTTGATGTCAAAGAAAAGACTTGCAGTTGCTGCGATGAAAGGAAATGAAAGCATGACTTAGAAGATGAGATTAAAGGGAGACTTAAGCTCAAAGGGAGGAGCTATCTCTGATATCATATTTAAgaatatataatttgtttgcagtttATACTTCATTCAAATTGTAGTTGCTTGTGAGCacagcaaaaagcagacaTAACCATAACGTCTGGCCCAAAAAAAGTGCAGAACTAAATGCATCtttgaaaattatataaaaaaactcTCACCTGAAATTtgcatatactcgtaaaattaggAAAAAATTCCTATAAAAAAGAGTCCAGCAAATCAGCAACTAAAACTAATCTCCCAAATCTGCGACGATTGCCAGAGCAAATCAAAGTCTTGAGACcataaaaaagagcaaagagccTGGGCCTGGGGCAACAATTTAAGATTTACGCCACTTAGAAGACATTTAAGCGTGCAACAAATgcaggaacaacaaaagcaaaaagccaaGTCCACATGCAAAAGGCCAAAGTCAAAAGCCGCCAGAACTTGTTGGTTGACTTGTGCGTGCAGCTTCCTTTGGGTAAGAAGCCCGTTCCCATAGCCGACTCTGCGACTACGGCTACGGCTCTGGGGACTGTGCCTCTGCCTATGGACTGGactgtgcctctgtctgtgtgtgcctgccaaaaatcaaaagggAATCTTCCTCAACGGCCGACAGTTTACAAGGTTTTCTCGTGTTTGGACaacattaat
The sequence above is a segment of the Drosophila subobscura isolate 14011-0131.10 chromosome U, UCBerk_Dsub_1.0, whole genome shotgun sequence genome. Coding sequences within it:
- the LOC117902769 gene encoding leucine-rich repeat-containing protein egg-6, with translation MLPLLLLLLATISPSWQEGNETLSYLTKAGCEALIKDPSLCECQDQDIKCETLQVNSDSEKLYSISCHIFDARGFGYIPPLKVGNIGSLTIQNCALPNAHSIPNLITKLGITNYTELEVFNFFDPKKTDRAEVLQQHYTNLPGLSKLTILGFKSTLPADFFKNVFELKHLSLKGYSDLPATILHPLTNLTKLNIVIKNIQKVASQIFAKQSKLKHLVIDCDVKNSSVEMSAFASDELWHMTDLQSFELFNCGDNVPTDLFWKSEHLAYIGIRSNISYLHKDFLQAQKRLLTLRLERNNIARLPDQLFYYTPMLLEIHLAFNNLDRIQSGLFDKLKQLQVLNLEHNPITTISPTAFNTLSSHIYVGKLYPMAETAVWARTTNATICEEEYIYGVCIYCKRDEYIDHFADKENCNKPTLKAKEILAKKAQEIQLKLSSTPQEEYLED